Proteins encoded within one genomic window of Castellaniella sp.:
- a CDS encoding NAD(P)H-hydrate dehydratase, producing MMDLLNQHTLLTPLQMGQADQAAIALGVAGASLMEAAGAAVARAIRSRWTPMPALVLCGPGNNGGDGFVVARHLQAAGWPVRVALWGNLSALRGDAAWAASTWSGPVESACPLSLTGACLLVDALFGAGLSRAPDAALAQLIRAINAARQASHAAPGLQGICAVDVPTGLDGTSGQCLGAVVQADLTVTFFRRKPGHLLLPGRLLCGQLQCADIGIPDGVLTRIAPKVWSNDPDLWLAQFPWPQVGDHKYRRGHVLAVSGESMLGASRLACLAAGRIGAGLVTLAVPPQAWAVQAAALSSVLVEALPVDGGLQGALADARRNVLLIGPGLGRSAVARQQVLSVLATGRPCVLDADALSLFADAPTELLAALHADCVLTPHEGEFARLFQVSGDKLQRACAAAVASGAVIVLKGADTVIASADGRAAINDNAPPTLATAGAGDVLAGCIAGLLAAGMPAFQAACAAVWLHGLAADQLGWGLLAEDLPGALPAALAILAGLGANHSDSDHGD from the coding sequence ATGATGGATTTACTGAATCAACATACTTTGCTGACCCCATTGCAAATGGGGCAGGCGGATCAGGCGGCCATCGCGCTGGGCGTGGCGGGAGCCTCTCTGATGGAGGCCGCCGGCGCAGCGGTGGCGCGCGCCATCCGGTCGCGCTGGACGCCGATGCCCGCGTTGGTGCTGTGTGGACCAGGCAACAACGGCGGCGATGGCTTTGTGGTGGCCCGTCACCTGCAGGCGGCGGGCTGGCCGGTGCGCGTGGCGTTGTGGGGGAATCTGTCCGCCTTGCGCGGCGATGCCGCCTGGGCAGCCAGTACCTGGTCCGGGCCGGTGGAATCCGCCTGCCCGCTGTCCTTGACGGGCGCGTGTTTGCTGGTCGATGCCTTATTCGGCGCTGGCCTGAGCCGTGCACCGGATGCTGCGCTGGCTCAGTTGATCCGGGCCATCAATGCAGCCAGGCAGGCGTCGCACGCAGCACCGGGGCTGCAGGGCATTTGTGCGGTTGATGTGCCGACGGGACTGGATGGCACCAGCGGCCAGTGTCTGGGCGCAGTGGTGCAGGCGGATCTGACCGTGACTTTCTTTCGTCGTAAGCCTGGACATCTGCTATTGCCGGGTCGCCTGCTGTGCGGTCAGCTGCAGTGTGCCGATATCGGCATTCCTGATGGGGTTCTGACCCGGATTGCCCCCAAGGTATGGAGTAATGATCCCGATTTATGGCTTGCGCAGTTTCCCTGGCCGCAGGTCGGCGACCACAAATACCGGCGCGGACATGTGCTGGCCGTCAGCGGCGAGAGCATGCTGGGGGCCAGCCGTCTGGCGTGTCTGGCCGCGGGCCGTATCGGGGCGGGGCTGGTGACATTGGCGGTGCCTCCGCAGGCCTGGGCGGTGCAGGCGGCAGCGCTAAGCTCGGTGCTGGTCGAGGCCTTGCCTGTCGATGGTGGTTTGCAGGGTGCGCTGGCCGATGCGCGGCGCAATGTCTTGTTGATCGGCCCTGGGTTGGGGCGCTCTGCCGTGGCCAGGCAACAGGTCTTGTCTGTCTTGGCGACCGGGCGGCCTTGCGTACTGGATGCCGATGCCCTCAGTCTATTTGCCGATGCGCCGACGGAGTTGCTGGCTGCTTTGCATGCGGATTGCGTATTGACGCCGCACGAAGGCGAGTTTGCCCGGCTATTCCAGGTGTCTGGCGACAAGCTGCAGCGTGCCTGTGCGGCGGCGGTAGCCAGTGGTGCAGTGATTGTCCTGAAAGGGGCGGATACGGTGATTGCATCCGCCGATGGCCGTGCGGCGATCAACGATAATGCGCCCCCCACCTTGGCCACCGCAGGGGCGGGGGATGTGCTGGCGGGCTGCATTGCAGGCCTGCTGGCGGCCGGCATGCCTGCCTTTCAGGCCGCCTGCGCGGCGGTCTGGCTGCATGGCTTGGCCGCAGACCAACTGGGCTGGGGGCTGTTGGCCGAAGACCTGCCGGGCGCCTTGCCTGCTGCGTTGGCGATATTGGCCGGGCTGGGGGCTAATCATTCGGATTCAGATCATGGGGATTGA
- a CDS encoding LD-carboxypeptidase yields the protein MTKPASDSTIDSIDPASAGTADHADHSHWACPAGEHHHHHESPSGIYLISPSGSVPDPAVLDLAVGRLKAMGFKVTVDRTACAVHERFAGTDKQRLAAIQRALKQKHPVVMATRGGYGLSRLLPYIDWQAVADSGKTFIGQSDFTAFNLALLAKTGAVSLAGPTALHDFGAKKVDDLTQALFQETLSGELEILSFESPDADPVDARGILWGGNLAMVASLVGTPYLPDIQGGVLFLEDVAEHPFRIERMLTQLWHAGILDRQHAIVLGQFTDYRLAVHDNGYTLDSVVKWLRSVTKTPVITGLPYGHVKVKATLPIGAHVGIATEDGMAHLVLQEHIH from the coding sequence ATGACAAAACCCGCAAGTGACTCTACGATTGATTCCATCGACCCGGCCTCCGCCGGGACGGCGGATCATGCCGATCACAGCCACTGGGCCTGCCCAGCCGGCGAACACCATCATCACCACGAATCACCTTCTGGCATCTATCTGATCTCGCCGTCGGGATCGGTGCCTGATCCCGCTGTCCTGGATCTGGCTGTGGGACGCCTGAAGGCCATGGGCTTCAAGGTCACCGTCGACCGTACCGCCTGCGCCGTACACGAGCGCTTTGCCGGGACGGACAAGCAGCGTTTGGCGGCTATCCAGCGGGCCTTGAAACAAAAGCACCCGGTGGTCATGGCCACCCGTGGCGGCTATGGCTTAAGCCGCCTGCTGCCGTATATCGACTGGCAGGCCGTGGCCGATAGCGGCAAGACCTTTATCGGCCAAAGCGATTTCACGGCCTTTAACCTGGCCTTGCTGGCCAAGACCGGCGCAGTCAGCTTGGCCGGGCCTACGGCCCTGCATGATTTTGGTGCCAAAAAGGTCGATGATCTGACGCAGGCCCTGTTTCAGGAAACGCTTTCGGGCGAACTGGAAATCCTGAGCTTCGAATCCCCGGATGCTGATCCCGTCGACGCCCGCGGGATATTGTGGGGCGGCAATCTGGCCATGGTGGCGTCCCTGGTGGGCACGCCCTATCTGCCGGATATCCAGGGTGGCGTTTTGTTCCTGGAAGACGTGGCCGAACACCCGTTTCGCATCGAGCGCATGCTGACTCAGCTGTGGCATGCCGGCATTCTGGATCGACAACACGCCATCGTGCTGGGCCAGTTCACGGATTACCGCCTGGCGGTCCACGATAACGGCTATACGCTGGATTCGGTCGTGAAATGGCTGCGCAGCGTCACCAAGACGCCGGTCATCACGGGTCTGCCCTATGGCCATGTCAAGGTCAAGGCGACCCTGCCCATCGGTGCCCATGTCGGCATCGCCACCGAGGACGGCATGGCACACCTGGTTCTGCAGGAACACATACATTAA
- the recD gene encoding exodeoxyribonuclease V subunit alpha, translating into MNDLAESQGLAAAFGQFLARQAPTAPALAVKLADLCSAHLAQGHICLDLKHAAIPLPCAVPDALAALAQADFVGDGNGAQPLVLRGTTLYLARYWRASIRIRQAIEQRLMSPTDALAQPDLARQWLDRMFPPTDDAALDWQKLACAVALRQRFSIITGGPGTGKTTTVVRLLTVLQGLAQARGLDQGLRIRLAAPTGKAAARLNESIAGRLQSLEQPGDARLQAALTCVPARVTTLHSLLGSRPGTRRLTYHAGHKLDLDVLVIDEASMIDIEMMDAVLAALPAAAQLILLGDKDQLASVEAGAVLGELCARAEAGHYTPDTCQQLMALCGQDLLAAAEQPELSGVATQLVRWPDAAGGLLDQAVVMLRRSMRFGQDSGIGRFAVAVNQGLVGQVQDLLSAGLPDLRGLHREADFLDQSGILADDGYPAVFEYLRAKRPAEHAERAAWDEWARALLQVQGRFQVLCALRQGDYGVEGLNRLIESRLRSVGLVPDLPRVWYPGQPVLVRRNLPGLGLANGDMGLVLPVPAPGHPAGRLRAVFAGSRPGTVRWVSPARLGAVETAYALTVHKSQGSEFDRVVLVLPDTPGPLMTRELLYTGATRARQALTLVLPPTPGIIEHAVRHPIRRARGIWTDD; encoded by the coding sequence ATGAATGATCTTGCTGAATCTCAGGGGCTTGCGGCGGCATTTGGCCAGTTTCTGGCCCGCCAGGCCCCGACGGCCCCGGCTCTTGCGGTGAAGCTGGCCGATTTGTGCAGCGCGCATCTGGCGCAAGGGCATATCTGCCTGGATTTGAAGCATGCGGCCATCCCGCTGCCCTGCGCCGTCCCGGATGCCCTGGCGGCCTTGGCTCAGGCCGATTTTGTCGGCGATGGCAATGGCGCACAGCCCTTGGTGCTGCGGGGAACAACGCTGTATCTGGCGCGTTACTGGCGGGCCAGTATCCGCATCCGGCAGGCCATCGAGCAGCGGCTGATGTCGCCCACAGATGCCCTGGCCCAGCCTGATTTGGCCCGCCAGTGGCTGGATCGTATGTTCCCGCCGACGGACGATGCTGCGTTGGATTGGCAGAAGCTCGCCTGCGCGGTGGCGCTGCGCCAGCGCTTCAGCATCATCACCGGCGGTCCAGGAACCGGGAAGACCACCACGGTGGTGCGCTTGTTGACGGTGTTGCAAGGCCTGGCCCAGGCGCGCGGGCTGGACCAGGGGCTGCGCATTCGGCTGGCGGCGCCCACCGGCAAGGCGGCGGCGCGCCTGAATGAATCCATTGCGGGCCGCTTGCAATCGCTGGAGCAGCCTGGTGATGCCCGCTTGCAGGCGGCCCTGACTTGTGTCCCTGCGCGGGTCACGACCCTGCATAGCCTGTTGGGCAGTCGTCCAGGCACCCGCCGTCTGACATACCACGCCGGTCATAAACTGGATCTGGATGTGCTGGTCATCGACGAGGCTTCGATGATCGATATCGAGATGATGGATGCCGTGCTGGCGGCCTTGCCTGCGGCGGCGCAATTGATTCTGTTGGGCGATAAGGACCAATTGGCGTCGGTCGAGGCGGGCGCCGTGCTGGGTGAACTCTGCGCACGAGCCGAGGCGGGGCATTACACCCCGGATACCTGTCAGCAGTTGATGGCCTTGTGCGGCCAGGATTTGCTGGCGGCAGCGGAACAACCCGAACTCAGCGGAGTGGCCACGCAGCTGGTGCGCTGGCCGGATGCGGCAGGCGGGCTGCTGGATCAGGCGGTGGTGATGTTGCGTCGCAGCATGCGGTTTGGGCAGGATAGCGGGATCGGGCGTTTTGCGGTTGCGGTCAATCAGGGCCTGGTGGGGCAGGTGCAGGACTTGCTGTCCGCAGGCCTGCCGGACTTGCGTGGCTTGCACCGAGAGGCCGACTTTTTAGATCAATCCGGCATCCTGGCCGATGATGGCTACCCGGCGGTATTTGAATATCTACGGGCAAAGCGCCCCGCCGAGCATGCCGAACGCGCCGCCTGGGATGAATGGGCCAGGGCCCTGCTGCAGGTCCAGGGGCGGTTTCAGGTGCTGTGCGCCTTGCGCCAAGGGGACTATGGGGTCGAAGGCTTGAACCGATTGATCGAGTCCAGGCTGCGTTCGGTGGGTCTGGTGCCTGATCTGCCGCGTGTCTGGTACCCCGGCCAGCCGGTGCTGGTGCGGCGTAACCTGCCGGGGTTGGGCTTGGCCAATGGCGATATGGGCCTGGTGCTGCCGGTGCCTGCGCCAGGCCATCCGGCAGGGCGCTTGCGGGCGGTTTTTGCCGGTTCGCGTCCAGGCACCGTGCGCTGGGTTTCACCGGCCCGCCTGGGGGCGGTCGAAACCGCCTACGCGCTGACCGTGCACAAGTCCCAAGGGTCCGAGTTCGACCGGGTTGTCCTGGTGCTGCCTGACACACCTGGGCCTTTGATGACGCGGGAATTGTTGTATACCGGGGCGACGCGGGCGCGTCAGGCACTGACGCTGGTGCTGCCGCCCACGCCAGGGATTATCGAGCATGCTGTGCGCCATCCGATCCGGCGTGCGCGCGGTATCTGGACGGACGATTGA